A genomic segment from Polyangium mundeleinium encodes:
- a CDS encoding sigma-70 family RNA polymerase sigma factor, translated as MAFFFSKKPASVAQDLSFAGAGDGAPGVDNFEVELLGHLDTLYAVSCRMTRSTTEAEDLVQDTVVKAMRARDQFEPGTNLKAWLLRILTNTFINRYRRGGLERDILEGPDVESLTDGWIGATTMRGMRDPETAALAPLVEAEVQRALDDLPPEFRIAVVLSDIEELSYKEIAEAMGTPIGTVMSRLHRGRKLLQKTLRDHAVAMGIVSEGSSNKADQAPTDLAAYRKRKRSAAV; from the coding sequence ATGGCGTTTTTCTTCAGTAAAAAGCCAGCTTCGGTCGCCCAGGACCTGAGCTTCGCCGGCGCCGGGGACGGTGCGCCGGGGGTCGACAATTTCGAGGTGGAGCTGCTTGGTCACCTCGACACGTTGTATGCGGTGAGCTGCCGCATGACACGAAGCACGACCGAGGCCGAGGATCTCGTCCAGGACACGGTCGTGAAGGCCATGCGTGCCCGCGATCAGTTCGAGCCGGGCACGAACCTCAAGGCCTGGCTGCTTCGTATCCTCACGAACACGTTCATCAACCGCTACCGCCGCGGCGGACTCGAGCGCGACATCCTCGAAGGTCCGGACGTCGAGTCGCTGACCGACGGATGGATCGGCGCGACGACGATGCGCGGCATGCGGGATCCCGAGACGGCGGCCCTCGCGCCGCTGGTCGAGGCCGAGGTGCAGCGCGCGCTCGACGATCTGCCGCCGGAGTTCCGCATCGCGGTCGTGCTCTCGGACATCGAGGAGCTCTCCTACAAGGAGATCGCCGAGGCGATGGGCACGCCGATCGGCACGGTGATGTCGAGGCTGCACCGCGGCCGGAAGCTCTTGCAGAAGACGTTGCGCGACCATGCGGTCGCCATGGGCATCGTGAGCGAGGGGTCCTCGAACAAGGCCGACCAGGCCCCGACGGACCTCGCGGCGTACCGGAAGCGGAAGCGGAGTGCTGCGGTATGA